The following nucleotide sequence is from Cellvibrio sp. PSBB006.
CCGTTATCACTCAGGGTGATGGCTTTTACGGCTCCGGAGCGAATGGCAAACAGCGAGGAAAAACGATCATTCGCGCGGTACAGGTACTCGCCTTTTTGCAAAGGTTTGCTGCGCTGGACAATGTCGTTCAATCGGTCAATATCATCGATATGCAGACTGATGGGCAGGCATAGGGTATTGAGGCGGCAGTTGCCACAGGAAATTCGTTTGTCGTGCGCGCAATGAGGAGAAGTGGGAGAGGTATCTACAACCTGGATATGGATCATGGAAGGACCTCGGTAGGATGTGACCCGTGAGAGCGCCCAATTGTTGCAGCTTTACCTGGTGGGGTAAACAGATTTCACTTGTACACTCTCAATCAATCGCCGTCCGTTTACGGCGCGCACGCGTAGCCCAGTAGCGATAGGCGCCGAGCAGCAACACCATCATGATCGCCAATGCAACTAATGATGTCAGGATGTCCCGAATATCCTTCCCCAGAAAATCCGCAAAGTGCCATTTGTGCAGGTAACCGAAACTGTAACCCTCCAGGCGATCCACATCGGTGATGGCGGCAGCCAGGGTATGGCTAGCCGTTTCCACATAGATGCTGGGATTTCCCGGCAAGGCAAAATCCACCGCATGCACCGGTAAGCGTTTATTCACAAAGCCATATTCATTATCGAAGCCTTTTACCAGGCGAATATTTTTAATGCTGTCTGCCGGGTATTCACTGAACGCCAGGGCCAATGACTCGGCATGGCTGCGCCAGCCCTGATCCAGTAGCGCGCCGGATGTGGCGTGGAGATAGCGGACGGCATCCCTCTGAGGTTGTTCATGGGCATGGTGAGCGTGATGGTGATGATGTTCCCCGCCGGGTGGTTCCGGCGGTGTAAATTCGCGCAGCTGCCAATACAGGTCCGCACCGATGCGTGCCAGTTGTATATCCAGGATGTCATCGCGAGCCAGTACACGCTGCAACGCGCTCATATCCAGGCGCAAATCTGCTGCGTTAATTGTCAGCGGCTGCGCTGGTTGCGGTTGGTCAGACTTGTCGCGTACCAGTAGATGAAATAAACCACTGAGGCAAAACGCCATCGCGAAGATCGCTACGGTTGCCCCCAGGTGACGATGGATCTTGCGTGACACAGGATGATGCTGGTGCGCACTGATCTGTTTGCGAAACATACCCAGACGCCAGCTCTTGATGTACAGCACCAGACCAAAGGCGGCAGTACAAAAACCCAACACCAGGAAGATGCTCATCAGGCTTTGTCGCAGGGGCAGGGAATCAATCCAGGTCCAGGAATGCAGTGCGCGGAAAAACGCACCAGTGATGGATTTGTTGTTATCCACAATGGTCGCCAATCGTCCCTGTTGGGTATCGATATATACGCGTGCATTATCAGCACGCTCAAAATTTACCCGCACAACCGGGAGGTAACGATTGATGTACAGATAGTCGGAATCGAATTGTTCAATGGGAGTAGCATCAATCACCGGCGACGTGGAGTCACCCAAATAATGCCGCGCCATAAAGTCGGCATACCGTTTTTCACCGTGTTCAATTAGCGTGAGATCGGTAGCAGAAAAGTAGGCAATACCCTGGTCGCTATGAATACGATAAACCGGTCGGTTCTGCCATTGAAACAGGCGCAGATGAAGAATATGCCGGAGATCATATTGCTTCACCAGATGCTCGACTGGCGCAACATCCTGCCACTGCAAGGGCACGGTGGGCGGTGTAAATACCGGCTTGGGATTGATGCGTGAAATCAGCGGATGAGCCAGACCGCTCAAGGCCCAGGCGATGACGGCGATGCACATCACCAGGCCGATGCGTTGATGCCAATGGTATAAAAAAGAAAAGCTGTTTTTAGTTTTAATCATTGCGATCTTCTGTTAATTGCCGATGGTTTCCGGGCTCTTGTCGTTTACCATTCACTTACAAAGTAAACGCCGGCCGGATTACCGCAGCTTAAGATTGGCACAGCGTTGTGCGGGTAAAAAGGTGACAAATTGTCGCACCCCTTGTCGCACTTCTGTTTCGCCTCGCGACGCTCGGTGTGCAGGCTAACGCATCACATTAAAGGGGGCTTTACTTGAGCTTTAAGTCGGGTATATAGTGCCTCGGCTGGCAAACATGCAGCATTATTTATGGTACATCGTTGTTCTAGCAGTACATCTATTAGCAACCTCGTTTTGTTCTTCATAAGTAAGATGTGATCAGTCAGCACAGATGCCAAGGTGGCAATTTTTAATTTACTCAGCTAAAGAGCATTGAGGTTTTTTATGTCTAAAAGTACTGGTACTGTTAAGTGGTTCAACGAGTCTAAAGGTTTCGGTTTTATTGAGAGCGATGCTGGTCAAGACGTTTTTGTTCACTACAGCGCTATCAGCGGTTCAGGTTTCAAAACCTTGGCCGAAGGTCAAAAAGTAGAGTTCGACGTTAAGCAAGGTCAAAAAGGCCCACAAGCTGAAAACGTCATCGGTCTCTAGGTTTTACGACTGATGTACTCAAAGCCGCATTTCGATGCGGCTTTGTTGTTTTTACCGGGAGTGTTTTAAAAATTTACTGAATGACAGCAGTCATTGATCCGCTGCGCTGGCTACCGGTTTGATCAGTTTTATCAGATACATTGTGGGCCAGTGTTTGCCCGTCACCCACAATCCTTCGTGCTCCGTATCGTAAGCAATACCATTTAATACGCTCTCACTGGATTCGATATCCACCTGCGCCGTGAGGGCGGTAAGGTCCAGTGAACCGACTACCTGGCCTGTCGTGGGATCAATCTGTACCAGGCGATTCTCATGCCAGACATTGGCCCATACATAACCCTCAATAAATTCCAACTCATTCAAGCGCTGCACCGGCCGTCCTTCTTCGTTTACATCCAGGGTCTTTTCCAGACTAAAATCTGTTGGTGAATGGAAATACAGGTGCTCGCTGCCGTCGCTGCGAATTAATAATTTACCATTGTGGGTAAGCCCCCAGCCTTCGCCGCTGTAACGCCAGCGGTCGATAACGCTGAAAGTGGTGCGGTCGTAAACAAAGACGATTCCCTCCTGCCAGGTGAGCAGATAGAGTTTGTCGTCCAGCAGCGCCAGGCCTTCCGCGAAGTAGCGATCAGGCAGCTTATCTTTTTGGGTGAAATTGGCGGTGAGCTGGGCCCATTTGTTGTCCGGTTCAGTGCGGGGATAGCTGACCAGCATGGAGCGGCCATACAAGCCGCTGCTTTCATAGAAGGTATCACCATCCAGCACCAGCCCTTGGGTAAAGAGCGTGGGTTTATGTGAACGTTGTGCCAGCACTTGATAATCGAAATGAACCACGCCTGACGTATGTGCTACCGTGGTTTCTGCGTTAGCTATCAGCGGCCCGCTCAGGCAGAATAGCCACCAAAACAAGATGATGCTTTTCACTGTGTGATCAACCTTTATACGTTTATTCAGCGCTTATTGTGACAGGGAAACCCCCAGAGTAAAACTTATGCAAAAGATCCAGGCGTTTCGTGATTATTTGAGACAGAGGACTGGCGCCCAGCGGCTTCAATCCTTCATCGGTTTTACCTTGCTCGGCGGCTTTATGGTCGTGCTGCCGTTTGTGATTTTTCTGTTCCTGCTCGAATGGCTGTTTAATTTTATTACCGGGATGATCAGCCCGTTGAGCGGCTGGCTGGTGAGCATTACACCCCTGGCTAAATATATGGCGGATATTCTTGCCATTATTATCGTATTGAGTACATTTTTTGTGATCGGCCTGCTGATCAAAACCAACATTGGCCGGTTGTTGCATGAGCGTGTGGACGCCTGGTTGACGAAGCTGGCGCCCGGTTACAAAACAATTCGGGAAATCATTTCACAACTGTTGGGGGGTGAAAGTAATGCCTCGCTGCTGAAGGGGCAGGTGTGTCGAGCTTACATTATGGGACGACCGGCGGGGGTGTCGGTGACCGGCATCGTGACGTCGATTCATGATAACGGCGATTATACGGTGTATGTGGCAACGGCTCCCATTCCCACCTCGGGTTTTGTTTATCATTTATCACCGGATTGTGTGGATCTATTGCCTCACATCAGTGTTGAAGCGGCCATGCGCACGGTTATCGCCTGTGGCAGCGGCTCACAGATTTTGTCTGAACCACCGCCGACGGTGAATAAACCGCTACAGATCGATGTGCCCTGAGTGGGTCGTTTTGAAAGCGGTCCGGTGCTGCCGGTCCAGTGTTGATACCTAGCTTTTGGGCTTGCGCGCGGTAGATTTTTTTGCGCCGGGTTTTTTATTGCCGGTGGATTTCCTGGGTGATTTCTTTTCGCTTGCTGTGTCAGGTTTACTCGCTGACGGCTCCTCGCCACGCTCGCTGGCCTGTACATACGCGATAGCGCTCTGCACCGCAATTTTGATTTTATGTTCGATCTCCTGCATTTCCTGCGGCGACATAAAAAACGTCATATCCACATCGTGGCGAATATAACGCGGGGGCAGGCGATTAAGCGCTACGCAGGCCACATCTGCCAGAAATTCACGATCACCGGCTTGCACCCGTTCACTGGTTGCGCTGATTTCCTGCAACACCAGCCGCTCATAATAGTTATGGATAAAATCCACGTCGTCATCAAAAGTGTAGTGGCGATTACCGGTCGTCAGCATGGGAAACTCCTTGTGAGTAAATTTATGCCAAAAGTATAGACCTAAATCCCCATCAAGCCCTATTCCGAATCAAATCCCGAATCAAAAACCGCCCCGGATTCAACGCCTGCGCAAGCTCCCGACTGACCGGCAATACCTCACCAGCTATTTGCGCTGCCAACAATTCTGCGCTCAAGGGCGTATAAGCCAAACCCCGCGATCCATGGCCGACACTGATAAATAGCCCCGGATAATAACTGCCGGGTAGGGTGATGTTCGCCTTGGCGTTTTTACGCAGCGGTGCGAAGTCGGCAAGAAACTTTTCCGCATGGGGCACCGGGCCGACTAACGGCAAGTAATCCGGTGTTGTGCAACGGAATGCTACCCGC
It contains:
- a CDS encoding PepSY domain-containing protein; translation: MIKTKNSFSFLYHWHQRIGLVMCIAVIAWALSGLAHPLISRINPKPVFTPPTVPLQWQDVAPVEHLVKQYDLRHILHLRLFQWQNRPVYRIHSDQGIAYFSATDLTLIEHGEKRYADFMARHYLGDSTSPVIDATPIEQFDSDYLYINRYLPVVRVNFERADNARVYIDTQQGRLATIVDNNKSITGAFFRALHSWTWIDSLPLRQSLMSIFLVLGFCTAAFGLVLYIKSWRLGMFRKQISAHQHHPVSRKIHRHLGATVAIFAMAFCLSGLFHLLVRDKSDQPQPAQPLTINAADLRLDMSALQRVLARDDILDIQLARIGADLYWQLREFTPPEPPGGEHHHHHAHHAHEQPQRDAVRYLHATSGALLDQGWRSHAESLALAFSEYPADSIKNIRLVKGFDNEYGFVNKRLPVHAVDFALPGNPSIYVETASHTLAAAITDVDRLEGYSFGYLHKWHFADFLGKDIRDILTSLVALAIMMVLLLGAYRYWATRARRKRTAID
- a CDS encoding cold-shock protein, coding for MSKSTGTVKWFNESKGFGFIESDAGQDVFVHYSAISGSGFKTLAEGQKVEFDVKQGQKGPQAENVIGL
- a CDS encoding glutaminyl-peptide cyclotransferase; this translates as MKSIILFWWLFCLSGPLIANAETTVAHTSGVVHFDYQVLAQRSHKPTLFTQGLVLDGDTFYESSGLYGRSMLVSYPRTEPDNKWAQLTANFTQKDKLPDRYFAEGLALLDDKLYLLTWQEGIVFVYDRTTFSVIDRWRYSGEGWGLTHNGKLLIRSDGSEHLYFHSPTDFSLEKTLDVNEEGRPVQRLNELEFIEGYVWANVWHENRLVQIDPTTGQVVGSLDLTALTAQVDIESSESVLNGIAYDTEHEGLWVTGKHWPTMYLIKLIKPVASAADQ
- a CDS encoding DUF502 domain-containing protein — translated: MQKIQAFRDYLRQRTGAQRLQSFIGFTLLGGFMVVLPFVIFLFLLEWLFNFITGMISPLSGWLVSITPLAKYMADILAIIIVLSTFFVIGLLIKTNIGRLLHERVDAWLTKLAPGYKTIREIISQLLGGESNASLLKGQVCRAYIMGRPAGVSVTGIVTSIHDNGDYTVYVATAPIPTSGFVYHLSPDCVDLLPHISVEAAMRTVIACGSGSQILSEPPPTVNKPLQIDVP
- a CDS encoding late competence development ComFB family protein, with the protein product MLTTGNRHYTFDDDVDFIHNYYERLVLQEISATSERVQAGDREFLADVACVALNRLPPRYIRHDVDMTFFMSPQEMQEIEHKIKIAVQSAIAYVQASERGEEPSASKPDTASEKKSPRKSTGNKKPGAKKSTARKPKS